The Coffea arabica cultivar ET-39 chromosome 8e, Coffea Arabica ET-39 HiFi, whole genome shotgun sequence genome window below encodes:
- the LOC113702828 gene encoding photosynthetic NDH subunit of subcomplex B 3, chloroplastic-like isoform X1, translating to MATKNLVPISSLRPPDFSTTTTGKHPKFSTFSPRRKPSSISLATSSPESSPEILEKPEIELEFIGPKAGADGKFPVEKAKAISGEQLLRNIMLDNKIELYATYGKLMNCGGGGSCGTCIVEIVDGKDLLSERTNTEFRYLKKKPESWRLACQTIVGNKENSGKVVVQRLPQWRK from the exons ATGGCTACCAAGAACCTTGTCCCCATATCATCACTAAGGCCACCAGACttttccaccaccaccactggAAAACACCCAAAATTCAGCACATTTTCTCCAAGAAGAAAACCCTCCTCCATTTCTTTAGCCACCAGTTCACCGGAATCATCCccagaaattcttgaaaagCCCGAAATCGAGCTAGAATTCATTGGG CCTAAAGCAGGTGCAGATGGGAAGTTCCCAGTGGAGAAAGCCAAAGCTATAAGTGGAGAGCAGCTGCTGAGGAATATCATGTTGGATAACAAGATTGAGCTCTATGCCACTTAT GGAAAGCTGATGAATTGTGGGGGAGGTGGAAGTTGTGGAACCTGCATTGTTGAG ATAGTTGATGGAAAGGATCTATTGAGTGAGAGGACGAATACAGAATTTCGATATCTTAAAAAG AAGCCAGAGTCTTGGAGGTTGGCTTGCCAAACAATTGTTGGAAATAAAGAGAACTCTGGAAAG GTAGTGGTCCAGAGATTGCCTCAGTGGAGAAAGTGA
- the LOC113702828 gene encoding photosynthetic NDH subunit of subcomplex B 3, chloroplastic-like isoform X2 codes for MATKNLVPISSLRPPDFSTTTTGKHPKFSTFSPRRKPSSISLATSSPESSPEILEKPEIELEFIGPKAGADGKFPVEKAKAISGEQLLRNIMLDNKIELYATYIVDGKDLLSERTNTEFRYLKKKPESWRLACQTIVGNKENSGKVVVQRLPQWRK; via the exons ATGGCTACCAAGAACCTTGTCCCCATATCATCACTAAGGCCACCAGACttttccaccaccaccactggAAAACACCCAAAATTCAGCACATTTTCTCCAAGAAGAAAACCCTCCTCCATTTCTTTAGCCACCAGTTCACCGGAATCATCCccagaaattcttgaaaagCCCGAAATCGAGCTAGAATTCATTGGG CCTAAAGCAGGTGCAGATGGGAAGTTCCCAGTGGAGAAAGCCAAAGCTATAAGTGGAGAGCAGCTGCTGAGGAATATCATGTTGGATAACAAGATTGAGCTCTATGCCACTTAT ATAGTTGATGGAAAGGATCTATTGAGTGAGAGGACGAATACAGAATTTCGATATCTTAAAAAG AAGCCAGAGTCTTGGAGGTTGGCTTGCCAAACAATTGTTGGAAATAAAGAGAACTCTGGAAAG GTAGTGGTCCAGAGATTGCCTCAGTGGAGAAAGTGA